The segment GCGTGCAGGCTGGATATCCCCACAATCGGGATGTCGTTCGCCCAGGCCAGGGTCTTGGCCGCAGTCACCGCCATGCGCACGCCGGTATAAGATCCTGGACCCACACCGACCGCAATGCCGTCCAAATCGGCAACGGTAACCCCTGATTGCTGAAGAACACGCTCCAGCACCGGATGCATATGAACCGAATGATTTCGTTCTACACTTTCATGAATTTCGCCCAGCAGCTCCTGATCCTCCAGCACAGCTGCAGCCAGCGAGGCTGTGGACGTATCCAACGCCAAAAGCCGCTGTCGCGGCTTGCTTTGATTCCTGCTCATCGCTATCTAACCCCGTTCTGTTTCAAGTCGCGGCACCAGCCGTCCGTGATGTCACCCTGGCCGGTCAGCGTAATAAGGCGGGCCGAGTCGCCCCGGCGCTCCAGGTGAATATGCAGATGCTCCTGTGGCAGCAGCTCTGTGATGAGCGAGCTCCATTCCACCAGGCACACACCATCGCCGTAAAAATAATCGTCCAGCCCCAGCTCATCCGCTTCCTCCAGGGATAAACGATACACATCCATATGGTAGAGCGGCAATCGCCCCTCGTACTCTTTAATGATGGTAAAGGTCGGACTGTTTACCACACCACTCACGCCTAGCGCGCGAGCGAAGCACTG is part of the Paenibacillus algicola genome and harbors:
- the tsaE gene encoding tRNA (adenosine(37)-N6)-threonylcarbamoyltransferase complex ATPase subunit type 1 TsaE, which translates into the protein MTETFNYESSGLEDTERLAAWLAGVVQPGTVIGLDGDLGAGKTAFSQCFARALGVSGVVNSPTFTIIKEYEGRLPLYHMDVYRLSLEEADELGLDDYFYGDGVCLVEWSSLITELLPQEHLHIHLERRGDSARLITLTGQGDITDGWCRDLKQNGVR